A stretch of the Malus domestica chromosome 08, GDT2T_hap1 genome encodes the following:
- the LOC103440172 gene encoding uncharacterized protein: MFYSCHPLRRFSLQNINNKGNQQQSESKREREELMGLTVRAPRPVSSGPPLYLQLRRFPSKHIGIRSLLFRYGGQNILPRSLNMKFSSCVSAAKATSSSITAAATGAAAGGEDTTTSSEVEELREIKDKCRQWKWKGRYAINYFVSLSDPPPSSSNPKPKPPLLLVHGFGASILHWRRNIRTLSQNYTVYAIDLLGFGTSEKPTGFSYTMEKWAQLILDFLDEIVQKPTVLIGNSVGSLACVIAASESNNKALVGGLVLLNCAGGMNNKAIVDDWRIKLLLPLLWFFDFLLKQRRIASAIFERVKQRDTIRNALLAVYGNKESVDKELVEIIMEPTCDPGALDAFVSIVTGPPGPNPMQLISRMSDIPLLVLWGDQDPFTPLDGPLGKYFASLPSQHPPNVNANANVSFFVLPGVGHCPHDDRPELVHERLLPWLDHLSI; encoded by the exons atgttttacagTTGCCATCCCCTTCGGAGATTTTCTCTACAAAACATCAATAACAAAGGGAACCAACAACAAAGCGAAAgtaagagggagagagaagaatTGATGGGGCTGACGGTAAGGGCTCCCCGTCCAGTGTCGTCTGGGCCGCCGCTCTATTTGCAGTTGCGGCGATTCCCAAGCAAGCACATAGGAATAAGGAGCTTGCTTTTTAGATATGGTGGTCAAAATATTCTTCCTCGCAGCTTGAACATGAAATTCAGCTCTTGTGTTTCTGCAGCAAAGGCAACGTCGTCTAGTATTACAGCAGCGGCCACAGGTGCAGCAGCTGGTGGCGAAGATACGACGACTTCGTCGGAAGTGGAGGAGTTGAGAGAGATAAAAGACAAGTGCAGACAGTGGAAGTGGAAGGGTAGATACGCCATCAATTACTTTGTTTCTCTTTCTGATCCACcaccatcatcttcaaatcCAAAACCGAAACCTCCTCTACTGCTTGTCCACGGTTTCGGAGCCTCCATTCTTCACTGGCGAAG AAACATTAGGACGTTGTCCCAGAATTATACCGTTTATGCTATTGACCTCCTTGGCTTTGGCACCTCGGAAAAGCCTACTGGATTCTCATATACCATGGAAAAATGGGCTCAG TTAATCTTGGATTTTCTGGACGAAATAGTTCAAAAGCCAACTGTATTGATAGGGAACTCTGTTGGAAGCCTTGCTTGTGTAATTGCTGCCTCAG AATCTAATAATAAAGCACTTGTTGGAGGGTTAGTGCTTTTAAATTGTGCTGGTGGTATGAATAATAAAGCAATTGTTGATGATTGGAGGATCAAGCTTTTGTTACCTTTGCTTTGGTTTTTTGACTTTCTACTCAAACAAAGACGAATTGCTTCGGCCATTTTTGAGCGTGTCAAACAAAG AGATACTATAAGGAATGCTTTATTGGCTGTTTATGGGAACAAGGAATCCGTCGATAAAGAATTAGTAGAG ATAATCATGGAACCAACGTGCGACCCAGGGGCACTTGATGCGTTTGTTTCTATCGTGACTGGCCCCCCAGGACCAAACCCGATGCAGTTGATATCAAGAATGTCCGATATCCCTCTTCTAGTATTATGGGGGGATCAAGACCCCTTCACCCCGCTTGATGGACCTCTTGGCAAATACTTCGCTTCCCTGCCTTCTCAACACCCCCCCAATGTGAATGCGAATGCGAATGTGAGCTTCTTTGTTCTGCCAGGGGTTGGACATTGTCCCCATGATGACAGGCCCGAGTTAGTTCACGAAAGACTTCTACCCTGGTTGGATCACCTTTCTATTTAA